The following coding sequences are from one Panicum hallii strain FIL2 chromosome 5, PHallii_v3.1, whole genome shotgun sequence window:
- the LOC112895013 gene encoding uncharacterized protein LOC112895013 isoform X2: MESDTERDVPILSPAPNPSSHRQQTLRPAKSTAFKREERRKRKERKRQERLADELARWEPLGAPPPRPAATGSASPQPDIPWPCDPPPPPHPAEADSWSWGPPAVPAPQPAVEVAAAVPLHPQATAVRSCRAFFEAQIEDEEEEDDEGNAARFFGELLGGDAALRGLYEAERENGQFLCLVCEGSGARLGKRFAGCAALVQHAGSVARTKRRLAHRAFADAVGRLLGWSASLTAPPPASSESDGASDQVDNSQSVEMEVP; this comes from the exons ATGGAGTCCGACACCGAGCGAGACGTCCCCATCCTCTCCcccgccccaaaccctagcagCCACCGCCAGCAAACCCTCCGGCCAGCCAAATCCACGGCGTTCAAGCGCGAGGAGCGCCGCAAGCGCAAGGAGCGCAAGCGGCAGGAGCgtctcgccgacgagctcgcGCGGTGGGAACCTctcggcgccccgccgccccgtccGGCCGCCACCGGATCCGCCAGCCCGCAGCCCGACATACCGTGGCCGTGCGacccgccgccacctccgcacCCGGCGGAAGCCGACTCCTGGAGTTGGGGCCCGCCCGCCGTACCCGCGCCCCAGCCCGCGGTcgaagtggcggcggcggtcccGTTGCACCCGCAGGCCACCGCCGTGAGGTCCTGCCGCGCGTTCTTCGAAGCGCAGATCgaagacgaggaggaggaggacgacgaaggCAATGCGGCTCGGTTCTTCGGCGAACTGCTGGGCGGCGACGCGGCGCTGAGGGGGTTGTACGAGGCGGAGCGGGAGAATGGGCAGTTCCTGTGCCTGGTGTGCGAGGGGAGCGGCGCGAGGCTGGGCAAGAGGTTCGCGGGCTGCGCCGCTCTCGTGCAGCACGCCGGGTCCGTGGCCCGGACCAAGAGGAGGCTGGCGCACCGCGCGTTCGCCGACGCCGTCGGCCGGCTGCTCGGATGGAGCGCAAGCctgaccgcgccgccgccg GCAAGCTCTGAAAGCGATGGCGCTTCTGATCAAGTCGACAACTCTCAAAGCGTAGAAATGGAGGTACCCTGA
- the LOC112895013 gene encoding uncharacterized protein LOC112895013 isoform X1 has translation MESDTERDVPILSPAPNPSSHRQQTLRPAKSTAFKREERRKRKERKRQERLADELARWEPLGAPPPRPAATGSASPQPDIPWPCDPPPPPHPAEADSWSWGPPAVPAPQPAVEVAAAVPLHPQATAVRSCRAFFEAQIEDEEEEDDEGNAARFFGELLGGDAALRGLYEAERENGQFLCLVCEGSGARLGKRFAGCAALVQHAGSVARTKRRLAHRAFADAVGRLLGWSASLTAPPPVSTFYRGPVPLEAGACLIAECLNDSVFSFSSFF, from the coding sequence ATGGAGTCCGACACCGAGCGAGACGTCCCCATCCTCTCCcccgccccaaaccctagcagCCACCGCCAGCAAACCCTCCGGCCAGCCAAATCCACGGCGTTCAAGCGCGAGGAGCGCCGCAAGCGCAAGGAGCGCAAGCGGCAGGAGCgtctcgccgacgagctcgcGCGGTGGGAACCTctcggcgccccgccgccccgtccGGCCGCCACCGGATCCGCCAGCCCGCAGCCCGACATACCGTGGCCGTGCGacccgccgccacctccgcacCCGGCGGAAGCCGACTCCTGGAGTTGGGGCCCGCCCGCCGTACCCGCGCCCCAGCCCGCGGTcgaagtggcggcggcggtcccGTTGCACCCGCAGGCCACCGCCGTGAGGTCCTGCCGCGCGTTCTTCGAAGCGCAGATCgaagacgaggaggaggaggacgacgaaggCAATGCGGCTCGGTTCTTCGGCGAACTGCTGGGCGGCGACGCGGCGCTGAGGGGGTTGTACGAGGCGGAGCGGGAGAATGGGCAGTTCCTGTGCCTGGTGTGCGAGGGGAGCGGCGCGAGGCTGGGCAAGAGGTTCGCGGGCTGCGCCGCTCTCGTGCAGCACGCCGGGTCCGTGGCCCGGACCAAGAGGAGGCTGGCGCACCGCGCGTTCGCCGACGCCGTCGGCCGGCTGCTCGGATGGAGCGCAAGCctgaccgcgccgccgccggtaaGCACATTTTACCGGGGTCCTGTCCCCTTGGAGGCTGGAGCTTGCCTGATTGCTGAATGCCTGAATGATTCggtgttttctttttcttcttttttttga
- the LOC112894346 gene encoding plant cysteine oxidase 4-like — protein sequence MPKIKNLSNACKVSFSPDGPISEEALERVRALLDEIRPLDVGLDNEAQIARNWNSSTRPSNGRRGRNGVNQFTAPIKYLHIHECESFSMGIFCMPPSSVIPLHNHPGMTVLSKLLYGRLHAESYDWINVPDHPSDQLQARPAKLVRDCEMTAPETTILYPNRGGNIHTFRAITPCALFDVLSPPYSAEDGRHCSYFRKSLVNQPPVVFPTEIDSSQVVCLEELEDHQPPEGFVVARGLYKGPVIRR from the exons ATGCCAAAAATAAAGAATCTCTCCAATGCGTGTAAAGTCTCATTTTCTCCAGATGGGCCCATATCTGAAGAGGCACTTGAGAGAGTCCGTGCACTGTTAG ATGAGATAAGGCCTTTAGATGTTGGCCTAGATAATGAAGCACAAATTGCACGCAATTGGAATAGTTCTACACGTCCATCAAATGGGAGACGGGGACGTAATGGGGTTAACCAGTTCACCGCTCcaatcaaatatttgcacatTCATGAATGTGAAAGTTTCTCT ATGGGTATATTTTGTATGCCACCTTCTTCAGTTATTCCACTTCATAATCATCCTGGAATGACTGTACTTAGCAAGCTTCTTTATGGAAGACTGCATGCTGAATCTTATGATTGGATTAACGTACCTGATCATCCAAGTGATCAATTACAAG CAAGACCAGCAAAGCTTGTCAGGGATTGTGAAATGACTGCACCAGAGACAACCATTCTTTACCCCAATAGAGGTGGTAACATTCACACTTTCAGAGCCATCACACCTTGTGCTCTCTTCGATGTCCTTTCTCCACCATACTCTGCTGAGGATGGACGGCATTGTTCTTACTTCCGAAAGTCTCTAGTGAATCAACCACCTG TTGTTTTCCCGACTGAGATAGATAGCTCACAAGTAGTCTGTTTGGAGGAGTTGGAGGACCATCAACCCCCAGAAGGCTTTGTGGTTGCGAGAGGTCTGTATAAAGGCCCTGTAATAAGGAGATAA
- the LOC112895246 gene encoding uncharacterized protein LOC112895246, protein MCGGKATTFLGGCGSPPGSLPHFLPRTPESGVAVCPRASPSRHPRAARAALNLRAAAPGAAPPPPCHSAPVKWSRAGGWLGLARGRAGALLLLPSAAARQRRRAASAAQRNATQADPSLASFQRSRAAELPRPFPAAEAKRALFLISGSRSSARAMRADRAMGERGGDQRRIDLGAPLRSARRGDAPPRYKPDLKSGPVRHPGVVPFVWEQRPGQPKSVRTRRAAPPTPPREPARARPEEVGGGGGTPYHDALADLDLQALHGAADRGSRAAPASREVVAVEARKQEAVSVAAVLRKPHGDGEEEEERFSDALDTLSRTESFAMNCSVSGLSGAVEPGPGAGPEARGLMMDRFLPAAQAVAVGSPQYTFRKAGGTGNSGRDHAHAHARAAAVKASAGSGDDRMRRAPVQLPYQHLPPNYLSCAYPRREEHEEDDKEDDDDYDVHSTRGFSAKGCGLLPGLCVKTSLLLLNPIPAMKRGKAQGRGRGRQFPSRGRGQMAQSPLARSSQNKQLGCDSNGQSWEDVYKHKLEQKYLGQGEDGRSKVTSESNHLTFWSDSQTRDGSSPYHPSIAGGMSPYRNYAVTSPSRKANGSSRIGDRDDKASRSNGSGSLGRDHDRTSLVGSDHSSFKGSSSMSSGPDLAGHEDSMDHHGDTDSETCHLGVLVDSRAALKANMCDSHPGGQQIVGKNSIVKDQVNDLLTEKISEVREPTFPLDDGKDLTRDANQEVPLHLEDNNVARQEIIPLQSLLPLPVPKSPSESWLSRTLPSVTNKPPPPSFLGIQVHSKKQAPWAAAHPKENDHKPSRPRQIRFADVVEKPISMDSEI, encoded by the exons ATGTGCGGGGGCAAGGCAACCACCTTTTTAGGCGGATGCGGATCGCCCCCGGGAAGTCTACCGCACTTTCTCCCCCGCACTCCCGAGTCGGGCGTGGCGGTCTGCCCACGCGCCAGCCCGAGTCGCCAtccccgcgccgcacgcgcagcATTAAACCTGCGGGCTGCGGCACCGGGCgccgccccacccccaccgTGTCACTCCGCACCAGTGAAGTGGAGCCGCGCAGGCGGCTGGCTGGGCCTCGCTCGCGGCCGGGCCGGGGCGCTCCTGTTATTACCATCGGCCGCGGCACGGCagaggcggcgcgcggccagcgCAGCGCAACGCAACGCAACGCAGGCAGATCCCTCGCTCGCTAGCTTCCAACGCTCGCGAGCTGCGGAGCTTCCCCGCCCGTTCCCGGCGGCCGAAGCGAAGCGAGCCCTTTTCCTGATCTCCGGGTCTCGCTCCAGCGCTCGGGCGATGCGGGCGGACCGCGCGATGGGGGAGCGGGGCGGCGACCAGCGGCGGATCGACCTGGGCGCGCCGCTCCGCTCGGCGCGCCGGGGAGACGCGCCGCCGCGGTACAAGCCCGACCTCAAGTCCGGGCCCGTGCGGCACCCGGGCGTCGTGCCCTTCGTCTGGGAGCAGCGCCCGGGCCAGCCCAAGAGCGTCCGCACCcgccgcgcggcgccgccgacgccgccgcgggagcctgCCCGGGCGCGGCCGGAGGAggtaggcggcggcggcggcaccccCTACCACGACGCCCTGGCGGACCTCGACCTCCAGGCGCTCCACGGCGCCGCCGACCGCGGCTCCCGGGCTGCCCCCGCGTCGCGCGAGGTGGTGGCGGTCGAGGCGAGGAAGCAGGAGGCGGTCTCGGTGGCTGCGGTGCTGCGGAAgccgcacggcgacggcgaggaggaagaggagaggtTCTCCGACGCGCTCGACACGCTCTCCCGCACGGAGTCCTTCGCCATGAACTGCAGCGTCAGCGGCCTCAGCGGAGCGGTGGAGCCCGGACCGGGCGCCGGGCCAGAAGCGCGGGGCCTCATGATGGACCGCTTCCTCCCGGCCGCGCAGGCCGTGGCCGTGGGCTCCCCTCAGTACACCTTCCGGAAGGCCGGTGGCACGGGCAACTCTGGGCGCGAccacgcccacgcccacgcgcgTGCGGCCGCGGTGAAGGCAAGCGCGGGCAGTGGCGACGATCGGATGAGGAGAGCGCCTGTCCAGCTGCCGTACCAGCACCTGCCGCCCAATTACTTGTCCTGCGCCTATCCCAGACGCGAGGAGCATGAAGAGGACGATAAAGAGGATGACGATGACTATGACGTGCATAGTACCCGGGGGTTTTCAGCCAAGGGATGTGGGTTGCTCCCTGGATTGTGTGTGAAAACCTCCTTGTTGCTCCTGAATCCAATTCCGGCGATGAAGCGTGGCAAGGCCCAAGGGCGAGGGCGAGGCAGGCAGTTTCCATCCAGAGGCAGAGGCCAAATGGCACAGAGTCCGCTTGCCCGGAGCTCGCAGAACAAGCAACTAGGATGCGATTCCAACGGG CAATCCTGGGAGGACGTGTATAAGCATAAGTTGGAGCAGAAATATCTTGGTCAAGGAGAGGATGGTAGGAGCAAGGTGACAAGTGAGTCGAATCATCTGACTTTCTGGAGTGATTCACAGACTAGGGATGGATCTTCACCATATCACCCCTCCATAGCTGGTGGCATGTCGCCATATCGGAACTATGCTGTGACGTCACCATCAAGAAAAGCAAATGGGTCATCTAGAATAGGAGATAGGGATGATAAGGCAAGTAGGAGCAATGGTTCTGGTTCGCTCGGGAGAGACCACGACCGAACCTCGTTGGTTGGATCAGATCATAGTAGTTTTAAGGGATCAAGTTCCATGAGCTCAGGACCAGATTTAGCAGGGCATGAAGATTCAATGGATCACCATGGAGATACTGATTCAGAAACATGCCACTTGGGTGTGCTTGTGGATTCAAGGGCAGCTCTGAAGGCAAACATGTGTGATTCTCATCCTGGTGGGCAACAGATAGTTGGAAAGAACTCTATTGTGAAAGATCAAGTCAATGATCTGTTGACCGAAAAGATCTCTGAAGTTAGAGAACCCACATTCCCACTGGATGATGGAAAAGATTTGACGCGTGATGCTAATCAGGAGGTTCCATTACATTTGGAAGACAATAATGTTGCTAGACAGGAAATCATACCATTGCAATCTCTGCTCCCTTTACCTGTCCCGAAATCACCTTCAGAATCATGGCTTTCTCGCACTTTGCCATCCGTGACGAATAAGCCACCTCCACCATCTTTTCTTGGAATTCAAGTACACTCGAAGAAACAAGCTCCCTGGGCCGCAGCGCATCCAAAGGAGAATGATCATAAACCTTCCAGGCCACGGCAAATAAGATTTGCAGAT GTGGTAGAAAAGCCAATTTCAATGGATTCAGAGATATGA